The Synergistota bacterium genome has a window encoding:
- a CDS encoding TAXI family TRAP transporter solute-binding subunit, giving the protein MRKWVVAGLLIVALSGVAFAATYEWCAGAVGGGWYTMAAGIAELVKEKCPDINIKVLPGAGVANSIRVGTGKTPFGWGLSPFINAAVKGRFPYKRAYPDLTTVGADFSPSPLNFVAADDKYAGVHTIADFIKLIKKGKPVRIAVTKVGSADEFSFNKILAFYGLSVKDIEKAGGKVFYAGYAEQVTLFRDRHVGFVFNMLAYPASAVVEMSMGRKLHLLDFPDDLCDKLVKDMGYKVIIVPHSAYPKASNKKDIRSLGMASVIMAYRKVPVDVVYKLTKVLCENVSRLKQIHASMAAFKPEIGWKNTGGPLHPGAEKYYREKGYLK; this is encoded by the coding sequence ATGAGGAAGTGGGTGGTTGCGGGGCTATTGATCGTGGCTCTATCTGGTGTTGCCTTTGCTGCTACGTATGAATGGTGTGCCGGAGCGGTTGGAGGCGGATGGTATACCATGGCGGCGGGCATAGCGGAGTTGGTCAAGGAAAAGTGTCCTGATATCAACATTAAAGTCCTTCCAGGAGCTGGGGTTGCTAATTCTATAAGAGTTGGTACTGGAAAAACGCCGTTTGGCTGGGGTTTGTCTCCGTTCATAAACGCTGCAGTTAAGGGAAGATTTCCATATAAGAGGGCTTATCCAGATTTAACCACGGTTGGAGCGGATTTTTCTCCATCGCCTCTGAACTTCGTTGCCGCGGATGACAAGTATGCGGGTGTTCACACGATAGCGGACTTTATAAAGCTAATAAAGAAGGGAAAACCCGTGAGAATAGCGGTTACAAAGGTAGGGAGCGCAGATGAATTTTCATTCAATAAGATACTTGCTTTCTACGGTTTGAGCGTAAAAGATATAGAAAAGGCTGGAGGAAAGGTCTTTTACGCGGGCTATGCTGAACAGGTAACCCTCTTTAGGGATAGGCATGTCGGTTTCGTATTCAACATGCTCGCTTATCCCGCTTCCGCGGTTGTTGAGATGAGCATGGGAAGAAAGCTTCATCTTTTGGATTTCCCGGATGACCTTTGTGATAAGCTCGTTAAGGACATGGGATATAAGGTAATAATCGTTCCTCATTCCGCTTATCCAAAGGCGTCTAACAAGAAGGATATAAGGAGTCTCGGTATGGCAAGCGTTATTATGGCTTACAGGAAGGTTCCCGTAGATGTTGTTTATAAGCTGACCAAGGTTCTCTGTGAAAATGTAAGCAGGTTGAAGCAGATTCACGCGAGTATGGCGGCCTTTAAGCCAGAAATAGGCTGGAAAAACACGGGTGGGCCTCTGCACCCTGGAGCGGAGAAATACTACAGGGAAAAGGGATACCTTAAATAG